A region of Cellulophaga sp. RHA19 DNA encodes the following proteins:
- the rpsJ gene encoding 30S ribosomal protein S10 yields the protein MSQKIRIKLKSYDHNLVDKSAEKIVKTVKTTGAVITGPIPLPTHKKIFTVLRSPHVNKKSREQFQLSSYKRLLDIYSSSSKTIDALMKLELPSGVEVEIKV from the coding sequence ATGAGTCAAAAAATTAGAATAAAATTAAAATCTTACGATCACAATTTAGTAGATAAATCTGCTGAGAAAATTGTTAAGACTGTTAAGACTACTGGAGCGGTTATAACTGGACCAATTCCGTTACCAACTCACAAGAAGATATTTACAGTATTGCGTTCACCGCACGTAAATAAAAAATCTAGAGAGCAGTTTCAGTTAAGTTCTTATAAAAGATTATTAGATATTTATAGTTCTTCTTCAAAAACTATTGACGCTCTAATGAAGTTAGAGTTGCCAAGTGGTGTAGAAGTAGAGATTAAAGTTTAA
- the rpsG gene encoding 30S ribosomal protein S7, whose amino-acid sequence MRKKQAKKRPLLPDPKFNDQLVTRFVNMMMWDGKKSVAFKVFYDAIAIVEEKNTDEEKSALELWKEALSNVMPHVEVRSRRVGGATFQIPMQIRPDRKISTAMKWLISYSRKRNEKSMAQKLAAEVLAAAKEEGAAVKKRVDTHKMAEANKAFSHFRF is encoded by the coding sequence ATGAGAAAAAAACAGGCAAAAAAAAGGCCTCTTTTACCGGATCCAAAATTTAATGATCAATTAGTGACGCGTTTCGTTAATATGATGATGTGGGATGGTAAAAAATCTGTAGCCTTTAAGGTTTTCTATGATGCAATTGCTATTGTAGAGGAGAAGAACACTGATGAAGAGAAGTCAGCTTTAGAGTTGTGGAAGGAAGCGTTATCTAATGTTATGCCTCACGTAGAAGTACGTAGTCGTAGAGTGGGTGGAGCTACATTTCAGATTCCGATGCAGATTAGACCAGATCGTAAAATTTCTACTGCTATGAAGTGGTTGATTAGTTATTCTCGTAAGAGAAATGAAAAGTCAATGGCTCAGAAGTTAGCGGCGGAGGTTTTAGCTGCGGCTAAAGAAGAAGGTGCGGCGGTTAAGAAAAGAGTTGATACTCACAAGATGGCTGAAGCAAATAAAGCATTCTCACATTTTAGATTCTAG
- the fusA gene encoding elongation factor G, with protein MGRDLRYTRNIGIAAHIDAGKTTTTERILFYTGVSHKIGEVHDGAATMDWMEQEQERGITITSAATTCTWQFPMENGQPTEGAKGYHFNIIDTPGHVDFTVEVNRSLRVLDGLVFLFSAVDGVEPQSETNWRLADNYKVPRIGFVNKMDRQGSNFLMVCKQVKTMLGSNAVPIVLPIGDEADFKGIVDLAKNRAIVWHDEGFGATFDVVEIPEEMKAEVHEYRAALIEAVAEYDENLMEKFFEDEDSITEDEVHAALRAAVMDRAIIPMICGSSFKNKGVQFLLDAVCRYLPSPVDKDDIVGTNPDTGEEETRKPDVKEPFSALAFKIATDPFVGRLAFFRTYSGRLDAGSYILNNRSGKKERISRIYQMHSNKQNAIDYIEAGDIGAAVGFKDIKTGDTMSDEKHPIVLESMDFPDPVIGIAVEPKTKADVDKLGMALAKLAEEDPTFQVKTDEASGQTIISGMGELHLDIIVDRLRREFKVEVNEGEPQVEYKEALTKTASHRETYKKQSGGRGKFGDIVFEMGPADSDFEGEGLQFVDEIKGGRIPKEFIPAVQKGFDVAMRNGPLAGYEMDTMKVVLKDGSFHPVDSDALSFELAAKMGYKAAGKAAGAVIMEPIMKMEVLTPEENMGDIVGDLNRRRGVISSMDDRAGAKVVKGEVPLSEMFGYVTSLRTLSSGRATSTMEFSHYAETPSNISEEVIKAAKGATA; from the coding sequence ATGGGTAGAGATTTAAGATATACAAGAAATATTGGTATTGCTGCGCACATTGATGCAGGTAAGACAACAACGACTGAACGTATTTTATTTTATACGGGTGTTAGTCATAAAATAGGTGAAGTGCATGATGGTGCTGCAACTATGGACTGGATGGAGCAAGAGCAGGAAAGAGGTATTACAATTACTTCTGCTGCAACTACTTGTACTTGGCAGTTTCCTATGGAAAACGGTCAGCCTACAGAAGGTGCAAAAGGATATCATTTTAATATTATAGATACTCCGGGTCACGTAGATTTTACTGTAGAAGTAAATAGATCTTTACGTGTTCTTGATGGTTTGGTTTTCTTATTTAGTGCTGTTGATGGTGTTGAGCCTCAATCAGAAACTAACTGGAGATTGGCTGATAACTATAAGGTTCCTCGTATTGGTTTTGTTAATAAAATGGACCGTCAGGGATCAAACTTTTTAATGGTTTGTAAGCAGGTTAAAACAATGTTGGGTTCTAATGCGGTTCCAATCGTATTGCCAATAGGTGATGAGGCTGATTTTAAAGGTATTGTTGATTTAGCAAAGAATAGAGCTATTGTGTGGCATGATGAGGGCTTTGGGGCTACTTTTGATGTAGTTGAGATTCCTGAGGAAATGAAGGCTGAAGTACACGAGTATAGAGCTGCTTTAATTGAAGCTGTTGCTGAGTACGATGAAAACCTAATGGAGAAGTTCTTTGAGGATGAGGATTCTATTACTGAAGATGAAGTACATGCTGCTTTAAGGGCTGCTGTTATGGATAGAGCTATTATTCCAATGATTTGTGGTTCTTCGTTTAAGAATAAAGGTGTTCAGTTTTTATTAGATGCTGTTTGTAGGTATTTGCCTTCTCCTGTGGATAAGGATGATATTGTAGGAACAAATCCTGATACAGGTGAAGAGGAGACTCGTAAGCCAGATGTTAAGGAGCCGTTTTCTGCATTAGCATTCAAGATTGCTACAGATCCTTTTGTTGGTCGTTTGGCTTTCTTTAGAACATATTCAGGTCGTTTAGATGCTGGTTCTTATATATTGAATAATAGATCTGGTAAAAAAGAGCGTATATCTCGTATTTACCAAATGCATTCTAATAAGCAAAATGCTATTGATTATATCGAAGCAGGAGATATTGGAGCGGCAGTAGGTTTTAAAGATATTAAGACTGGTGATACTATGTCTGATGAAAAGCATCCTATTGTTTTAGAAAGTATGGACTTTCCTGATCCAGTAATTGGTATTGCGGTTGAGCCAAAAACTAAAGCAGATGTTGATAAGTTAGGTATGGCTTTGGCTAAATTAGCTGAAGAAGATCCAACTTTTCAGGTGAAAACAGATGAGGCTTCAGGACAGACTATTATTTCTGGAATGGGTGAGCTTCACTTGGATATCATTGTGGATCGTTTAAGAAGGGAGTTTAAAGTTGAAGTGAACGAAGGTGAGCCTCAAGTTGAATATAAAGAAGCATTAACAAAAACTGCATCTCACAGAGAGACTTATAAGAAGCAATCTGGTGGTCGTGGTAAATTTGGTGACATCGTATTTGAAATGGGTCCTGCGGATTCAGATTTCGAAGGTGAAGGTCTTCAGTTTGTTGATGAGATTAAAGGTGGGCGTATTCCTAAAGAGTTTATACCTGCTGTACAGAAAGGATTTGATGTCGCTATGAGAAATGGTCCTTTAGCTGGTTATGAAATGGATACAATGAAAGTTGTATTAAAAGATGGATCTTTCCACCCTGTAGATTCTGATGCTTTATCTTTTGAATTAGCTGCAAAAATGGGTTATAAGGCTGCGGGTAAAGCTGCTGGAGCTGTTATAATGGAGCCTATAATGAAAATGGAGGTGTTAACTCCAGAAGAAAATATGGGTGATATAGTTGGTGATCTTAACAGAAGAAGAGGTGTTATCAGTAGTATGGATGACAGAGCTGGTGCTAAGGTTGTTAAAGGTGAAGTTCCTTTATCGGAAATGTTTGGATATGTAACATCGTTAAGAACATTATCTTCTGGTAGAGCAACGTCTACAATGGAATTTTCTCATTATGCAGAAACTCCATCTAACATATCTGAAGAAGTAATTAAGGCAGCAAAAGGAGCAACCGCTTAA
- a CDS encoding SusC/RagA family TonB-linked outer membrane protein codes for MKTKQKGILTLLLAFIVHLTFAQQKTVSGTVTDQDGIPLPGVNILVQGTTTGTQTDFDGKYSISASSGQVLVFTYLGQTPTSKTVSNQNVINVQMKEDAEALQEVIVTGLGISKKEKAIGYAVQKVTGESIDNAKEVNLVNSLQGKVAGVQIQGSSSTLGGSSRITIRGSNSFLGNNQPLFVIDGVPVSNQSYSNSGQERGFGGGNYDYGNSASDIDPSSIKTMSVLKGAAATAIYGSRGANGVILITTKNGSEKKGLGVTFDSSITIDEVRNLIPHQRMYGGGSSYPTASGFNEFTQDGVAYLAPNYGKDGSWGPKFDSNVNVRHWDSWDPGASNYKETRPWVAPDNTYESFFNSGITLMNSVSLSGANDKGSFRLGYSNVDQTGTTPNGALQRNTVNINTTYNLTDKLKAGLTMSYIKTDAQNRNITGYSNGNPLQGFTQWWQTQLDVKRLQNQQNTTEGNQYTWNPKGIVTDASGNLTSFDPTPNYFDNPSWVRDNFMQEDTRNRVFGNANFSYAINENLSLSSQFGTDISQFSLIEGIPLRSVDPSKYLETERKFQETNFEVRLNYQKDFSEDFTFSGILGANRMRQFTKRITAATSGGLVVDRFFNVSNSIAAVNTDTFEANKGINSIFGSTSFGFKDMLFLDLSARNDWSSTLPKKNNSYFYPAASISFALSELDFIKGSNVVNFVKLRASIAQAGNDAAAYRLSDVYSPLTPNFGSFPMYTVPNSQQNPDLVNELTTETEFGILVKLFNSRLSIDASYYDRLTEDQIFNVPTSSSTGYTSKLLNAGSMKNSGFEFQISGTPIQTENFRWDIGLNLTQQKNEVVELLKDENGETLVESINMGGTWAADLRIQEGKPYMALYGQDYIYDDNGSKVVGDDGAYLFTDDRVYLGSAIADWVGGISTSFTYKNFTLSGLIDFQEGGIIHSSSLQWAKYSGMSPETVAFNGESDTRANGMILPGVTSTGAENTTRIDPQTYYQTYWNRAAPNVYDASFVKFRDLRLSYSLPAKILKDLPFTSVNLSVFGRNLAIISADVPYIDPQVITGSGNVQGLENAQVPPTRSFGVNLSAKF; via the coding sequence ATGAAAACAAAACAAAAAGGAATCCTAACGCTACTCTTAGCGTTTATTGTGCACTTAACATTTGCACAACAAAAAACGGTTTCTGGTACAGTTACCGACCAAGATGGTATACCATTACCAGGCGTAAACATCCTTGTACAAGGAACAACTACTGGAACTCAAACAGACTTTGATGGCAAATATTCTATTTCAGCATCAAGTGGCCAAGTACTTGTTTTTACCTATCTAGGACAAACTCCTACATCCAAAACAGTTAGTAACCAAAATGTTATTAACGTACAAATGAAAGAGGATGCAGAAGCTCTACAAGAAGTAATTGTTACTGGGCTTGGAATAAGTAAAAAAGAAAAAGCTATCGGTTATGCAGTTCAAAAAGTAACTGGAGAAAGTATTGACAACGCCAAAGAGGTTAATCTTGTAAACTCATTACAAGGTAAAGTGGCTGGTGTACAAATACAAGGTAGTTCATCTACACTTGGTGGATCTTCAAGAATAACTATTAGAGGCTCAAATTCTTTCTTAGGAAACAACCAACCTCTATTTGTAATTGACGGTGTACCTGTAAGTAACCAAAGCTACTCTAACTCTGGACAAGAGAGAGGTTTTGGTGGAGGTAATTACGATTATGGTAACTCTGCCTCAGATATTGATCCTTCAAGTATTAAAACTATGTCTGTATTAAAAGGTGCTGCTGCAACAGCTATATACGGATCTAGAGGTGCTAATGGTGTAATTTTAATTACAACTAAAAATGGATCTGAAAAAAAAGGTCTTGGTGTAACTTTTGATAGTAGTATTACAATTGACGAAGTTAGAAACTTAATTCCTCATCAAAGAATGTACGGTGGCGGATCATCTTACCCTACAGCTAGTGGTTTTAATGAATTTACTCAAGACGGTGTAGCATATTTAGCACCTAACTATGGAAAAGATGGCTCTTGGGGTCCAAAATTTGATTCAAATGTAAATGTAAGACACTGGGATTCATGGGATCCAGGAGCAAGCAATTACAAAGAAACTAGACCTTGGGTTGCTCCAGATAACACATATGAATCATTTTTTAACTCTGGAATTACACTTATGAACAGTGTTTCTTTAAGCGGGGCTAACGACAAAGGTTCTTTTAGACTAGGTTATTCTAACGTTGACCAAACAGGTACCACACCTAATGGTGCATTACAAAGAAATACTGTAAACATTAATACCACCTATAATTTAACTGATAAATTGAAGGCAGGACTAACAATGAGTTACATTAAAACAGATGCACAAAACAGAAACATTACTGGATACAGTAATGGTAACCCATTACAAGGTTTTACTCAATGGTGGCAAACTCAATTAGATGTTAAAAGATTACAAAATCAACAAAATACTACTGAAGGCAACCAATACACTTGGAACCCAAAAGGTATAGTGACAGATGCCTCTGGAAACCTTACCTCATTTGACCCTACTCCAAATTATTTTGATAATCCATCTTGGGTTAGAGATAACTTTATGCAGGAAGATACTAGAAACAGGGTTTTTGGGAATGCAAATTTCAGCTATGCAATTAATGAGAATTTAAGCTTATCTTCTCAATTTGGTACAGATATTTCTCAATTTAGCTTAATAGAAGGAATTCCATTAAGATCTGTAGATCCATCTAAATATTTAGAAACAGAGAGAAAATTTCAAGAAACAAATTTTGAAGTAAGATTAAACTACCAAAAAGATTTCTCTGAAGACTTTACTTTTAGCGGTATATTGGGAGCAAACAGAATGAGACAGTTTACAAAAAGAATTACTGCTGCTACGTCTGGAGGCTTAGTTGTAGATCGTTTTTTTAACGTTAGCAACTCAATTGCTGCAGTAAATACAGATACATTTGAAGCCAACAAAGGAATTAACAGTATATTTGGATCTACTTCTTTCGGATTTAAAGACATGTTATTCTTAGATTTATCTGCAAGAAATGACTGGTCTTCTACACTACCAAAGAAAAACAACAGCTATTTTTATCCTGCTGCATCTATAAGTTTCGCTTTATCTGAATTAGACTTTATTAAAGGAAGTAATGTTGTAAACTTTGTTAAACTAAGAGCTAGTATTGCGCAAGCTGGTAATGATGCTGCTGCATATAGATTATCAGATGTTTACTCTCCACTAACACCTAATTTTGGAAGTTTCCCAATGTACACTGTTCCTAACTCACAACAAAATCCTGATTTAGTTAATGAGTTAACAACTGAAACTGAATTTGGTATTTTAGTTAAGTTATTTAATAGCAGACTAAGCATTGACGCATCTTACTATGACAGACTAACAGAAGATCAAATATTTAACGTACCTACATCTTCTTCTACTGGATACACATCTAAATTACTGAATGCTGGTAGCATGAAAAACTCTGGTTTTGAGTTTCAAATTAGCGGTACTCCAATACAAACAGAAAACTTTAGATGGGATATTGGCTTAAACCTTACTCAACAAAAAAACGAAGTTGTTGAGTTATTAAAAGATGAAAACGGAGAAACATTAGTAGAAAGTATTAATATGGGTGGAACTTGGGCTGCCGATTTAAGAATACAAGAAGGTAAACCTTATATGGCTCTTTATGGTCAGGATTACATCTACGATGATAACGGAAGTAAAGTTGTTGGTGATGATGGGGCTTACCTATTTACAGATGACAGAGTTTATTTAGGCTCTGCAATTGCTGATTGGGTTGGTGGCATAAGTACGTCTTTTACTTATAAAAACTTTACACTATCAGGTTTAATAGATTTCCAAGAAGGAGGAATTATTCACTCTTCTTCTTTACAATGGGCTAAATACTCAGGTATGTCACCAGAAACAGTTGCTTTTAATGGAGAAAGTGACACTAGAGCAAATGGTATGATCTTACCAGGTGTTACATCAACAGGTGCAGAGAATACAACTAGAATTGACCCTCAAACATACTATCAAACTTACTGGAACAGAGCTGCTCCAAATGTTTATGATGCAAGCTTTGTTAAATTTAGAGATCTTAGATTAAGTTACTCTTTACCTGCTAAAATATTAAAAGATCTACCTTTTACAAGTGTTAATCTTAGTGTTTTTGGTAGAAACTTAGCTATCATATCTGCAGATGTACCATACATTGACCCACAAGTTATTACAGGATCTGGAAATGTACAGGGATTAGAGAACGCTCAAGTACCTCCAACTAGATCATTTGGTGTTAATTTATCCGCTAAATTTTAA
- the rplC gene encoding 50S ribosomal protein L3: MSGLIGRKIGMTSIFDENGKNIPCTVIEAGPCVVTQVRTEEVDGYSALQLGFDDKAEKRANKAQSGHFKKAGTSPKKKVVEFQGFDGEFKLGDSISVDQFKEGEFVDVVGTSKGKGFQGVVKRHGFGGVGQATHGQHNRLRAPGSIGAASYPARVFKGMKMAGRMGGERVTVQNLRVYKVVPEKNLLVVKGCVPGHKNAYVTIQK, translated from the coding sequence ATGTCTGGGTTAATTGGAAGAAAGATTGGCATGACCAGCATCTTTGATGAAAATGGAAAGAATATTCCATGTACAGTAATCGAAGCTGGGCCATGTGTTGTTACCCAAGTCAGAACTGAGGAGGTTGATGGGTATAGTGCTCTTCAACTAGGTTTCGATGACAAGGCAGAAAAGCGTGCTAATAAGGCTCAATCGGGTCATTTTAAAAAGGCAGGTACTTCTCCTAAAAAGAAAGTCGTTGAATTTCAAGGTTTTGATGGTGAATTTAAGCTTGGTGACTCTATAAGTGTTGATCAGTTTAAAGAAGGTGAATTTGTTGATGTAGTTGGTACGTCAAAAGGTAAAGGTTTTCAAGGTGTTGTTAAAAGACATGGCTTTGGAGGTGTTGGTCAGGCTACGCATGGTCAGCATAATAGATTAAGAGCTCCGGGTTCTATTGGTGCAGCTTCTTATCCTGCAAGAGTTTTTAAGGGTATGAAGATGGCAGGTAGAATGGGTGGTGAAAGAGTCACTGTTCAAAACCTTAGAGTTTATAAAGTAGTTCCAGAAAAAAATCTTTTAGTAGTAAAAGGTTGTGTTCCTGGTCATAAAAACGCTTACGTAACTATTCAGAAGTAA
- a CDS encoding SusD/RagB family nutrient-binding outer membrane lipoprotein translates to MKKNKIFTLLLSATMLCACDNGLEELNIDPNNAVIVSPSTLLTTAEYTFYNSLAGTGVNAGWGMLMTQQWAENEYTEDSRYNQTITAFDGTWSTMYASVLKELASAKELVELQDVSDNIKTNKKNILDVMSSQVFTFLSDGFGAVPYTEAINSEFNLPSYDSQENIYLSVLESLEQASNTFDTSSPSFSSGDVVYEGNVENWIKLTNSLMLKYAIRLSDIDLATATKYATIASTNLISSNTENALFTFDSAPDRSNPLWRNVNINNRDDYAVSEFLVTTLTDLGDPRLDIYAKPASAGTIVGMPYGLLDNDATTLKPTTSRPSDLVRAAIAPHVIMSYSEVQFLLAEAYQRGILTGDAETAYNNAVTASMNYWGIDDAAAISDYLTNNAYDAANWKESIGIQKWISLYVKGFEAWNEWRRLDYPQLSAPTAAFINTIPVRMPYPLSETTSNSASLNAVSSNPGDMTEKVWWDVN, encoded by the coding sequence ATGAAAAAAAATAAAATATTTACATTATTACTTTCCGCGACAATGTTATGCGCATGTGATAATGGACTTGAAGAACTAAATATTGACCCTAACAATGCAGTTATTGTTAGTCCTTCGACCTTACTTACTACAGCTGAATATACATTTTACAATAGTTTAGCTGGTACAGGAGTTAATGCTGGCTGGGGTATGCTAATGACCCAACAATGGGCAGAAAATGAATATACTGAAGACAGTAGATACAACCAAACTATTACAGCTTTTGATGGCACGTGGTCTACTATGTATGCATCTGTTTTAAAAGAATTAGCATCCGCTAAGGAATTAGTAGAGTTACAAGATGTGTCAGATAATATAAAAACAAATAAGAAAAACATATTAGATGTTATGTCTTCTCAGGTTTTTACTTTTTTGTCCGACGGATTTGGAGCTGTTCCTTACACAGAAGCTATTAATAGTGAGTTTAATTTACCATCATACGATTCTCAAGAAAATATATACTTAAGCGTATTGGAATCGTTAGAGCAAGCAAGCAATACTTTTGATACAAGTTCACCTTCTTTTTCTTCGGGTGATGTAGTATACGAGGGTAATGTTGAAAACTGGATTAAGTTAACAAATTCATTGATGCTTAAATATGCTATTCGCTTATCTGATATAGATCTAGCAACAGCTACAAAATATGCAACTATTGCTTCTACTAATTTAATATCTAGTAATACAGAGAATGCATTATTTACCTTTGACTCTGCTCCAGACAGATCTAATCCACTATGGAGAAACGTTAACATTAACAACAGAGATGACTATGCTGTTTCTGAATTTTTAGTTACAACATTAACAGATTTAGGAGATCCAAGATTAGATATTTATGCTAAGCCTGCATCTGCAGGAACTATTGTTGGTATGCCTTACGGATTGTTAGATAATGATGCTACAACATTAAAACCAACTACTTCTAGACCAAGTGATTTAGTAAGAGCTGCAATAGCACCACATGTGATTATGTCTTACAGTGAGGTTCAGTTTTTATTAGCTGAAGCATACCAGAGAGGTATTTTAACAGGAGATGCAGAAACTGCATACAATAATGCCGTAACAGCTTCAATGAATTACTGGGGAATTGACGATGCAGCAGCTATATCTGATTATTTAACAAACAATGCATACGACGCAGCTAACTGGAAAGAGTCAATTGGTATTCAAAAATGGATTTCTTTGTATGTTAAAGGTTTTGAAGCTTGGAATGAATGGAGAAGATTAGATTACCCTCAATTGAGTGCACCTACAGCAGCGTTTATTAATACTATTCCTGTACGCATGCCTTACCCTCTATCTGAAACAACGTCAAACTCAGCATCATTAAATGCTGTATCTTCTAATCCTGGAGATATGACAGAAAAAGTATGGTGGGATGTTAATTAA
- the rpsL gene encoding 30S ribosomal protein S12 encodes MPTISQLVRKGRVSITKKSKSAALDSCPQRRGVCTRVYTTTPKKPNSAMRKVARVRLTNGKEVNAYIPGEGHNLQEHSIVLVRGGRVKDLPGVRYHIVRGALDTAGVAGRTQRRSKYGAKRPKK; translated from the coding sequence ATGCCAACAATTTCACAATTAGTACGAAAAGGAAGGGTCTCAATTACTAAGAAGAGTAAATCGGCTGCTTTGGATTCGTGTCCTCAAAGAAGAGGGGTTTGTACACGTGTTTACACAACTACTCCAAAGAAACCAAACTCTGCAATGCGTAAAGTTGCAAGGGTTAGGTTGACAAATGGAAAAGAAGTAAATGCTTACATCCCAGGAGAGGGTCACAATTTACAAGAGCACTCGATAGTATTAGTAAGAGGCGGAAGAGTAAAAGATTTACCAGGTGTTAGGTACCACATCGTTAGAGGTGCTTTAGATACGGCAGGTGTTGCTGGGAGAACTCAGCGTAGATCTAAGTATGGAGCAAAACGCCCTAAGAAGTAA